Within Nitrospirota bacterium, the genomic segment TCTTTAAATCATCATATATCTTATTAGTAGCAGACTCATGGGAGATATACTGATCACGGTACTTGTTCAGGCATAGCTTTAGTGAACGCAACTCTACTATGTACTTGTCAGGTACATATGTAATCTTAATTATTGCATAGTCAGGATAGCCAGAGCGCGGACAGAGGCATGAGAATTCAGGAAATGAGATGTCAAT encodes:
- the queF gene encoding preQ(1) synthase; this encodes IDISFPEFSCLCPRSGYPDYAIIKITYVPDKYIVELRSLKLCLNKYRDQYISHESATNKIYDDLKTLLEPRRILVVGDWNPRGNVKTVITVSSGKQV